Proteins encoded within one genomic window of Brassica rapa cultivar Chiifu-401-42 chromosome A09, CAAS_Brap_v3.01, whole genome shotgun sequence:
- the LOC103836710 gene encoding oligoribonuclease codes for MENQLSNAFSLLALADDEDGLPSSSSSAGKQGERVVEEDVGNYKQPLVWIDLEMTGLNVEDDRILEIACIITDGQLTKSVEGPDLVVHQTKDCMDKMGDWCQTHHGDSGLTKKVLSSTISERQAEQEVIKFVKKHVGNENPQLAGNSIYVDFLFLKKYMPDLAALFPHVLVDVSSVKSLCTRWFPREKNRAPAKKNNHRAMDDIRESIKELKYYKENIFKANKGRR; via the exons atggagAATCAGCTCTCCAATGCTTTCTCTCTCCTTGCTCTCGCCGACGACGAAGATGGTCTCCCCTCGTCCTCCTCCTCCGCTG gaaaacaaggagaAAGAGTAGTAGAGGAGGATGTCGGAAACTATAAGCAACCACTTGTCTGGATTGACTTGGAGATGACTG GTCTTAATGTTGAAGATGACAGGATACTGGAGATTGCTTGTATAATTACTGATGGACAATTAACCAAATCAGTGGAG GGTCCAGATTTAGTTGTACATCAAACGAAAGACTGCATGGATAAAATGGGTGATTGGTGTCAAACTCATCATGGAGACAGTG GTTTGACAAAGAAAGTTCTCTCTAGTACTATAAGTGAAAGGCAAGCTGAACAAGAG GTCATCAAATTTGTGAAAAAGCATGTTGGTAATGAAAATCCACAATTAGCTGGGAACTCTATCTACGTGGATTTCCTTTTCTTAAAG AAGTACATGCCAGATTTGGCTGCTCTTTTCCCTCATGTGCTTGTCGATGTCAGTAGTGTCAAGTCTTTATGCACCCGATGGTTTCCCAGag AAAAAAACAGAGCTCCTGCAAAGAAAAACAATCACAGAGCCATGGATGATATAAGAGAAAGCATCAAGGAGCTTAAGTACtacaaagaaaacatatttaaagcAAACAAAGGTAGGAGGTGA
- the LOC103836711 gene encoding protein FANTASTIC FOUR 1, which produces MSVVGQAYDHLLKKQISQNADVGGWSFLQSLCETKGIVRNREDQTKKTSYVHPTDQKLFVAKLSLEMCTESLGTESGSETGDEISLLALEATNIPMLPVKRTPREETYPKVRENSFPPPLKSVKGFNHSRMVKSYTEDGRLVVQAIRVCSPPRCFVSERCEGRLRLCLSESSLLSHDGNEQFEDNENGLEDDAEEEDEGKIGNNKFRRPRRRCNENGCEPKTMHKWKQEQFWVTT; this is translated from the coding sequence ATGTCAGTGGTTGGCCAAGCTTACGACCATCTTCTCAAGAAGCAGATAAGCCAAAACGCTGACGTGGGTGGATGGAGTTTCCTGCAATCTCTCTGTGAAACCAAAGGCATTGTCCGAAACAGAGAAGACCAAACAAAGAAAACGTCTTACGTCCACCCAACTGATCAGAAGCTGTTCGTAGCTAAACTTAGCCTCGAGATGTGCACAGAGAGTCTCGGTACCGAGAGTGGGAGTGAAACTGGAGACGAGATCTCGTTGCTTGCGCTGGAAGCAACCAATATACCAATGCTTCCTGTTAAAAGAACACCACGAGAAGAAACTTACCCTAAAGTACGTGAAAACAGTTTTCCCCCGCCGTTAAAATCCGTGAAAGGGTTTAACCATAGCCGCATGGTGAAATCTTATACAGAAGATGGTCGTCTTGTAGTTCAAGCAATTAGGGTTTGCTCACCGCCTCGTTGCTTTGTATCTGAACGTTGTGAAGGAAGGCTTCGTCTCTGTTTGTCAGAGAGTTCTTTACTTAGCCACGATGGGAATGAGCAGTTTGAAGACAACGAGAATGGACTAGAAGATGATGCAGAGGAGGAGGACGAGGGTAAAATCGGAAATAACAAATTTAGAAGGCCGAGAAGGAGATGCAATGAAAATGGATGTGAGCCTAAAACCATGCATAAATGGAAGCAGGAACAATTTTGGGTGACTACATGA